From Gimesia panareensis, the proteins below share one genomic window:
- a CDS encoding ABC transporter ATP-binding protein — MATLIEISNVTKSYGAQELLKEASVSLADDQKIGFIGRNGAGKSTLLRILLEEESIDSGQITRHPNLRVGYLRQHDPFQEGESALDFLMRDSGQPEWKCGAVAGEFELKGRFLNGPVKELSGGWQTRVKLAALLLHEPNFLMLDEPTNFLDLRTQLLLEDFLKDYRGAVLVVSHDRSFLKAICTQTLELKRGKLTLFNGDVDQYLENQEILRDRDERTNATVMAKRRQLETFIAKNKAGANTASQARSKQKQLDRLTLTEIESAESTVHIVIPQTEKRQGVALSCEQLAIGYPDFQVADGITLEIEHGSRAAIVGDNGQGKTTFLRTIAGSLPPLDGDLKWGYHCNVACYAQHVYTSLPDKMTIREYLEHESAPGTTAQQILNVAGSFLFKEQALDKPIKVLSGGERARLCLAGILLGNHSILILDEPGNHLDVETVEALGNALVGFAGTVIFTSHDRHFMGKVATDVIEVANGTVKSYEGDYDAYLYRVKKEVAEGHREAHQQSIAKQEQQSKSDASRPKGFGGKIKEARKELSAIERKIAQLDEKKNSINAEFLKATSPEKAEELHAEMQPLVDEIGELEVRWMELYEFLEQ; from the coding sequence ATGGCGACCCTGATTGAAATCTCGAATGTGACAAAGAGTTACGGTGCCCAGGAACTGCTGAAAGAAGCCTCCGTTTCGCTGGCCGACGACCAGAAAATCGGCTTCATCGGACGCAACGGTGCGGGCAAATCGACCCTGTTGCGAATCCTGCTCGAAGAAGAATCTATCGACAGTGGCCAGATCACGCGGCATCCCAACCTGCGGGTCGGCTATCTGAGGCAGCACGATCCCTTTCAGGAAGGGGAAAGTGCACTCGACTTTCTGATGCGCGACAGCGGTCAACCCGAGTGGAAGTGTGGTGCTGTCGCGGGCGAATTTGAATTGAAGGGACGCTTCCTCAACGGCCCCGTCAAAGAACTTTCCGGCGGTTGGCAGACCCGCGTCAAACTGGCGGCCCTGCTGTTGCACGAGCCCAACTTCCTGATGCTGGACGAACCGACCAACTTCCTCGACCTGCGCACGCAGCTGTTGCTCGAAGACTTTCTGAAAGATTACCGGGGCGCCGTCCTGGTCGTCTCGCACGATCGTTCATTCCTGAAGGCCATCTGCACGCAGACCCTCGAACTAAAGCGGGGCAAGCTCACCCTGTTCAACGGCGATGTCGATCAGTATCTTGAGAACCAGGAGATTCTCCGCGATCGAGACGAGCGGACCAACGCCACCGTGATGGCCAAACGCCGCCAGCTGGAAACCTTCATCGCTAAGAATAAAGCGGGAGCGAATACCGCATCGCAGGCCCGCAGTAAGCAGAAGCAGCTGGATCGTCTGACGCTCACCGAAATCGAAAGTGCCGAATCGACGGTCCATATTGTGATTCCGCAGACGGAAAAACGTCAGGGCGTTGCTTTGTCCTGCGAACAACTGGCGATCGGCTATCCTGATTTTCAGGTGGCCGATGGTATCACGCTCGAAATCGAACATGGTTCGCGGGCAGCGATTGTAGGGGATAACGGTCAGGGAAAAACGACCTTTCTGCGGACCATTGCCGGTTCACTGCCTCCCCTGGACGGGGATCTGAAGTGGGGCTATCACTGTAATGTTGCCTGCTATGCCCAGCACGTGTATACATCCCTGCCTGATAAAATGACAATTCGGGAATACCTGGAGCATGAGTCGGCTCCCGGAACAACGGCGCAACAGATTCTGAATGTTGCGGGCAGCTTTCTGTTTAAGGAACAGGCCCTGGATAAACCGATCAAGGTTTTGAGTGGGGGCGAACGGGCCCGCTTGTGTCTGGCGGGTATTCTGCTCGGAAACCACTCCATTCTGATCCTGGACGAACCGGGGAACCACCTGGACGTGGAAACGGTCGAAGCCCTGGGCAATGCGCTCGTCGGCTTTGCTGGGACCGTCATTTTCACCAGCCACGACCGTCACTTCATGGGGAAGGTTGCCACCGATGTGATCGAAGTGGCCAACGGAACGGTCAAGAGCTACGAAGGGGACTACGACGCCTATCTCTACCGGGTCAAAAAGGAAGTTGCCGAAGGGCACCGCGAAGCGCATCAGCAGTCCATCGCGAAACAGGAACAGCAGAGCAAAAGTGATGCATCCCGCCCGAAAGGTTTCGGCGGCAAAATTAAGGAAGCCCGCAAGGAACTCTCGGCCATCGAACGCAAAATCGCGCAGCTGGATGAGAAAAAGAACAGCATCAATGCGGAATTCCTGAAAGCCACCAGTCCCGAGAAAGCCGAAGAACTCCATGCGGAAATGCAGCCCCTCGTTGATGAGATCGGGGAACTGGAAGTCCGCTGGATGGAGCTCTATGAGTTTCTCGAACAGTAA